ACTCTTAATTTCCTATACGTCCTTCATGTGACGGCAGTGTTTCATGTCATTCTCATAAACAGTGTTCATTCCAGTTATCTGCCTAGCGTAGAATTAAGACTATGACTCTCACAGCCCAGGTATAAAACCTCAAGACTTGCTGGGTTTGTTGTAGCTTCGCTACCTCCACCCCACGCTGGGCTGCCTCCCTGCTTGCTTTTATCACTCtggcttttgatttcttctttggcctaGTATGTAAAGCTACCTCATTCTAGTGAATATAAGTATGTAATTAACAAGTTAAAATTGCACGTATCTAAAACCGCTGACTGTTTGTAGCAATAAAGGTTCTGAATTACATCTCTCTGTCACATTATCTCTAAGCttggctttttgtttgtgttcttgtttctctctctctctctctttttttgactCTAACCTGTCAGAGAGTTGGGGAGTGAGGAGGGTTATTTGGTTGAATCACCATGGTGAGGAGTCAAACTTTTAATGTTCCTGtagtaagaaagaaagatttaTAAGAAAATGTTGACCCCTAGTTAAATCCTGAGATGAGAATTATGGGAAAAATCCCCCCCAAGGGGGAGTATAACATGGCATGGCACCAGAGAACTTGTTATAAATGAACCAcataaataaatttgtgttcacCTCAAGTAGGAAGGCTTCCTCAGCCTCATCTTACACACGAGGGAAAGAGATCGAATGCTAATGTGCCTTTCTGTTTTGAGAAACCTTTCCTGCTTTTGTGTTACTTTCCATCATTTCTTAAGAATCCTTCCACTTTCCCCGTAATTTGCTTGTGGGCACAGAGAAGTAGAATGTATGTGGCCCAAATGAGATTATAAGCACAATGCGAGTTTGTTCCTTTGCTTCACCGATATGTTCATCCATCTGAAATACAAATCGAGTGAGCAAAGAATAGACAGACTAGAGACagtaaattgtttttattgatgTAAACAGTAGCATTTAAGATTTAAAAGTACGTGTTTCCATTAAACATTGGGGCATTTTCCTGTTACCTACTCTTGGGCCAGTCAGATTCATCTCTCTTCTGCGCCGGGATCCCCAGCGGTGCTTCTGATATCCGGAATTTATATGCAGCACCTGTTTCTCCATCTAATGCAGTATCCGTAGTCATACTCAACATCGTCACAGAATGTTTTGCATGTTCCTTTCACTGCTTGGCATCTCTCAAATCTGTACTTTGGTTCAAGCTCACTTCTGGCTGCAATCAAGAAAGACATCTGAAGTCATCAGCCTGACTTTTCCTACGGGGGGGCGGGTGGCTTTGTACCAAAGGGAAAGAAACCTGGTCTAGTCGTGAGACCATGTGTTGGGGAGGTGGAGCGCCTGGGATGTCAGGATGTCTTATAGCACAAATTGTCGGCTGTTTCAGAAAGAGACCCAGATACAAACATGTCACTTGCACGAAATGTGTTACGTCCTCATCTTGCAGCTCACATCAGTGTTAAGCTTCTGctctcctgtcttttttttcttactttattaagATCAGGTTGACTTTCCCAAGCTTTCATTAAGATGGTGTTTATAGGTCTTTAAAaacttgtaattttcattttctcaattttttaaacctACTCATTGCTGCTTCACAGTATCATTAGTTCAGTACTTCTCCCTTCCACGTTTCActgttaattgaatttttttaatatactggaGCAAACATTCCTTTCAACGCTCTACGTAACATAATGTAGcacttaattatatatatatgttcttaaaCATTTGTTATGGTAGCTTATTCTTGTAGCCAAAATATAAACCCTTATGTGACAGTTATGATTTCTTCTGATTCTTTGTTACCTCCTACCCAACACAGCTGGATATTGTAACACAATAGGCACAAAAATACTTACTGATAGagtaatttattaaaaactaaacCACTTTAGATATGCACATGGAAACACAGTTTGGTTGTGCATTAAATGTTTAGTAGAGAGTGGAGCCCCATGGGGATACTGAGCAATGTAGGTAGACATTTTCGGTTTTCACAATTGGTGGAAAGGGTGCTATTAGCACCTGGTGGGTAAAGGCTAGGAATGGGGAAGAAGCATCTTGCTGCTAAAGATACAGTGCACAGGAGAGCTGTTACAACAGAGAACTGCCTGGACTGAAGTATCAGTaatgctgaggttgagaaactgtTTACATGAATATTGTCAACATACTTTTGAAGGCATTTACACTGTAAGGCAACATGCTGGACCATcaaagtctattttaagtttttcaaatGTGAAAGGTCATGCATGCAAGGCTCCAATATATGCCTAGGAAATAATTGTTTCATAATGGGAACTCGTATGCTACTATTAAgataaaactaaaactgaaacCATCCCTTGTGATGGAAATATATCCAGAAGCTTTATCTTAATAGggaaaatttatttcctcatacATTTTGCTGGGGTCTCATCTGCATTTGGAACATGGGGTGAGACACCAGAATAAAAATGTCAAGGATGTAGCAGGGGCCTGGAAATCCTTGTATCTTTCTGAGTCCGAGTCTGGCCCACAGGTATCCACTCAATAAA
The Camelus ferus isolate YT-003-E chromosome 20, BCGSAC_Cfer_1.0, whole genome shotgun sequence genome window above contains:
- the DEFB110 gene encoding beta-defensin 110 isoform X2: MKIHLFFFILLFWVTILQARSELEPKYRFERCQAVKGTCKTFCDDVEYDYGYCIRWRNRCCI